The following coding sequences lie in one Bacteroidales bacterium genomic window:
- a CDS encoding linear amide C-N hydrolase — protein MMKILKIQFNKTKAIAILFVIYCFPIYLFSQNINFTEHSIDEKNKVDTIATINSFSHLGDFHTINYSGDYEDILDSLDNLYVGGKSQIFEDFGCSIYSGIGDPENIFFGRNFDNPQQDVLVGKYSAPGCYESISLNRLADLGLPVGTNFNDLTYSQSLLLLHAPYFAADGFNSTGVATALAYVEVVDVLINSTKQTIFLTRWVREILDHAATVEEAIEITNSYNIVDNMYGINTLCHHLLVTDSSGNSAVLEYHDGQFMIIYPEVDWQVLTNTPVYNVPLPEIFAQCYRYELLYNALEDQNGLITDWRNGLDILELPTWGNISYGTQWSDLFDLNENVMYLSLYRDFDNIVQVDVENFEFKNYGDFTIEEQLEFDENGNDINEPGESVEIILYLSVDFISTGVSGTISCSNPDIVIGSPTVNFGNINPDEIISNFNNPFEIEISEDAVSQDVVLNLSLTTDYDYVFETNVIITISSVNSIDDNLNNTATQMYKLQNYPNPFNSSTTISFQINKEQNEQTELNIYNLMGQKIKNIPSSLIHYEPVNGQKRNNYSIIWNGTDDTGKPVSPGIYFCNLNIDNKPVAAKRIILIK, from the coding sequence ATGATGAAAATATTAAAAATTCAATTCAACAAAACAAAAGCAATCGCAATTTTATTTGTAATTTACTGTTTTCCGATATATTTATTTTCACAAAACATAAATTTCACGGAACATTCAATTGATGAAAAAAACAAGGTTGATACAATTGCCACAATTAACAGTTTTTCACATCTTGGAGATTTTCATACAATCAATTATTCAGGTGATTATGAGGACATTCTGGATTCTCTTGATAATCTGTATGTGGGAGGGAAAAGTCAAATATTTGAAGATTTTGGTTGCAGCATATATTCGGGAATCGGTGATCCTGAAAATATTTTTTTCGGAAGGAATTTTGATAATCCTCAGCAAGATGTTCTGGTAGGAAAATACAGTGCCCCCGGTTGCTATGAATCTATTTCCCTAAACAGATTGGCAGATCTTGGGCTTCCGGTTGGAACTAATTTTAATGACCTCACATACTCACAAAGTTTATTATTACTTCATGCCCCTTATTTTGCCGCTGATGGTTTCAATTCAACGGGAGTTGCAACCGCGTTGGCTTATGTAGAGGTAGTGGATGTCCTGATTAATTCTACAAAACAGACAATTTTCTTAACAAGGTGGGTTAGAGAAATTTTGGATCATGCTGCCACAGTGGAAGAGGCCATCGAAATTACAAACAGTTATAATATTGTCGATAATATGTATGGTATAAATACACTTTGTCATCATTTACTGGTAACTGACAGTAGTGGAAACTCTGCCGTTTTAGAATATCATGACGGTCAATTTATGATAATTTATCCTGAAGTTGACTGGCAGGTTCTTACAAATACTCCGGTTTACAATGTTCCGTTACCGGAAATATTTGCTCAATGCTATAGGTATGAACTGCTCTATAATGCTCTCGAAGATCAAAACGGACTTATCACGGATTGGAGAAACGGATTGGATATTTTGGAATTACCGACTTGGGGAAATATATCGTACGGAACACAGTGGTCTGATCTTTTTGATTTGAATGAAAACGTAATGTATCTTTCTCTGTATCGTGACTTCGATAATATAGTGCAGGTTGATGTGGAAAATTTTGAATTCAAAAATTATGGTGATTTTACAATTGAAGAACAATTGGAATTTGATGAAAACGGCAACGATATCAATGAACCCGGAGAATCAGTTGAAATAATACTGTACTTATCTGTAGATTTTATTTCAACAGGTGTATCCGGAACAATTTCCTGTTCAAATCCGGATATTGTCATTGGTTCTCCTACAGTAAATTTTGGAAATATTAATCCCGATGAGATTATCTCGAACTTTAATAATCCGTTTGAGATTGAGATTTCTGAAGATGCTGTTTCGCAAGATGTAGTTTTGAATTTATCTTTAACTACCGATTATGATTATGTATTTGAAACTAATGTCATAATCACAATAAGCTCCGTAAATTCTATTGATGACAATTTAAATAACACTGCAACTCAAATGTATAAGTTGCAAAATTATCCTAATCCGTTTAATTCAAGTACAACTATTTCTTTTCAAATTAACAAGGAACAAAATGAACAAACAGAATTAAATATTTATAATTTGATGGGACAAAAAATAAAAAATATTCCCTCAAGCTTGATTCATTATGAGCCTGTAAACGGACAAAAGAGAAACAATTATTCAATAATATGGAACGGAACAGATGATACCGGAAAACCTGTTTCTCCGGGAATATATTTCTGTAACCTTAATATTGATAACAAACCGGTTGCTGCAAAACGAATAATTCTAATAAAATAG
- a CDS encoding T9SS type A sorting domain-containing protein, whose amino-acid sequence MKLNILQSVLLVIFITIIIQSGYSQINRNFKKTEINFTEHSIDEDFGGASALSVEDIDKDGRLDVICGSEYAQGAGGEGISWWKNNTDGTWSRNIIDETFLNIMSLQATDINDDGNTDILISDWGSADEIAYFTSDNNNPPNWTKNTITSNFTYAHDAFAADIDNNGLLDVAGVSATGQVKVWYQSTDKSWNEQTVDGDFSGGRAVYVIDIDNDEDFDIIAAAVGTGHKTVLYLNEGGNPIAWTSQIIDNTDGGHHIHAFDFDEDGDNDILISVPEAGEIFWWKNQGGNPILWEKETIANLESAGRAVPCDFDNDEDYDILGSGILSNELSVWYNQGGQPFSWTKTVINNQLNRPWPTFTADIDDDGDFDFVAGASESGVIRWWENDLYTNSSIQKNDKDLLKIVPNPANKTISIYLPEHTNFPLTINLYDISGKLLKTASIKSNNAEIDISDLPAGVIFLKIYITGEILTEKLIKN is encoded by the coding sequence ATGAAATTAAACATCTTACAATCAGTATTACTTGTAATATTTATTACAATTATTATTCAATCAGGATATTCACAAATTAATCGAAATTTTAAAAAAACAGAAATAAACTTTACAGAACATTCAATTGATGAGGATTTTGGAGGCGCTTCTGCACTTTCGGTTGAAGATATTGATAAAGACGGTCGTCTTGATGTCATTTGTGGTTCGGAATATGCTCAAGGAGCAGGAGGTGAAGGTATTAGTTGGTGGAAAAACAATACCGACGGAACATGGTCAAGAAATATAATAGATGAAACTTTTCTTAATATTATGTCTCTACAAGCTACTGATATTAATGATGACGGGAATACAGATATTCTTATTTCCGACTGGGGAAGTGCCGATGAAATTGCATACTTTACAAGTGACAATAATAATCCGCCGAATTGGACAAAAAACACAATAACAAGTAATTTTACTTATGCACATGATGCTTTTGCAGCAGATATTGACAATAACGGACTTCTTGATGTCGCAGGTGTTTCTGCCACCGGACAAGTAAAAGTTTGGTATCAATCAACAGATAAATCATGGAACGAGCAAACTGTTGACGGTGATTTTTCAGGAGGCAGAGCAGTTTATGTTATTGATATTGACAATGATGAAGACTTTGATATTATTGCTGCAGCTGTAGGAACAGGGCATAAAACCGTATTGTATTTAAACGAAGGCGGTAATCCAATTGCATGGACTTCTCAAATTATTGACAATACGGATGGAGGTCATCATATTCATGCTTTTGATTTTGATGAAGACGGTGATAATGATATACTGATTTCTGTACCCGAAGCAGGTGAAATTTTTTGGTGGAAAAATCAGGGAGGGAATCCTATTCTGTGGGAAAAAGAAACAATCGCAAATTTAGAATCTGCCGGAAGGGCTGTTCCTTGTGATTTTGATAATGATGAAGACTATGATATTCTCGGTTCAGGAATACTGTCAAACGAACTTTCTGTATGGTATAATCAAGGAGGTCAACCTTTTTCATGGACTAAAACAGTTATTAATAATCAATTAAACAGACCTTGGCCAACATTTACAGCAGATATTGATGATGACGGTGATTTTGATTTTGTTGCGGGAGCTTCGGAATCAGGTGTAATAAGATGGTGGGAAAACGATTTATATACAAACAGCTCAATTCAAAAAAATGATAAGGATTTGCTTAAAATAGTTCCTAATCCTGCAAACAAAACCATATCAATTTATTTGCCCGAACATACTAATTTTCCGTTAACAATAAATTTATACGATATTTCAGGTAAACTTCTGAAAACTGCATCAATAAAATCAAATAATGCTGAAATTGATATTTCCGATTTGCCTGCCGGAGTTATTTTTTTGAAAATCTATATTACCGGAGAAATATTAACAGAAAAACTCATTAAAAATTAA